The DNA sequence CAGGAGCAGGATGTCCGGGTTTTCCGCGAACTCCCGGGCGATGACCAGCTTCTGCTGGTTGCCGCCGGAGAAGCCGCGGGCGGGGAGCCGGGTCTCCAGGGGACGCACGTCGAAGTCGTTCATGATCGGGAACGCACGCGACTCCATGGCGGCCGGCCACGCCCACATCCCGTCGCCGAAATGCCCGGGATAGCCGAGCATGGCGTTCTCGCGGGCCTCGAACGGCAGCACCAGCCCGCGACGCTGCCGGTCTTCGGGCACATGGGCCATGCGCAGCCGGCGCATGCGCGCGCTGTCCGCCGGGCGCGCGCGGTCGACTCTGCCGCCGGAGAGCGCCAGCCGTCCTTCCTGCATGGGCGCAATGCCCGCCAGCACGTCCAGGAGCACCGACTGCCCGTTGCCGGAGACACCCGCCACCCCCAGCACTTCGCCCGAACGCACCTCGAACGAGACCCGGTCGAGCCGCACCGTGCCGGCGGCGTCGCGCCAGGTGACATCCTCGACCCGCAGCGCTACCGTGCCCGGCGTGCCGGACTCATGCTCGCGATCGAGCGCGACCTTGCGCCCCACCATCAGTTCGGCGAGCTCCACCGGCGTGGTCCGGGCCGGGACCCGGTGGCCGACGATCCTGCCCGCCCGCATCACCGACACGGCGTCGCACACCGCCATGATCTCCGGGAGCTTGTGGGTGATCAACAGGATGGTCACACCGCTGTCGCGCAGGCCTCGCAGGATCTCGAAGAGCCGTTCGGTGTCGGCCGGCGTGAGCACGCTGGTGGGCTCGTCGAGGATCAGGATGCGCGCCCCCCGGCGCAGCGCCTTGAGGATCTCGACCCGCTGCTGCAGACCCAGCGGCAGGTCCTCCACCACGGCATCGGGATCGACGCCCAATCCGATGCTCTGCTCGAGCTCCAGCAGTTCCGTGCGCACCTCCGCGGCGGCGGGCTTCAGCCGCGCGTGCGTCTCCGCGCCGAGCATGACGTTCTCAAGCACCGTGAAGGTGGGCACCAGCATGAAGTGCTGATGGACCATGCCGATGCCGTAGGCGATGGCGTCGGCGGGCGCGGCGATGGCCACGGGCCGGCCGTCGATCTCGATCTCGCCTTCATCGGGCGCATAGAGGCCGTAGAGGATCGAAACCAGCGTGGTCTTGCCCGCTCCGTTCTCGCCGATGATTCCGTGGATGGTGCCGGCCGTGACGTCGAGGTCGACGGCGTCGTTGGCCAGAACCGCGCCGAAACGCTTGGAGATCCGCCTGAGACGGATCGCCGGCGGCGTGCTCCCGCTCACGTGGGAGTCAGCGCTCACGTGAGGATCCGTCCTGGCAGGACCGGAGGTGCCCGTCGCGGCAGAAGTTCCCCCGTCCATCAGAACGGACAGTCGGAGTTGCTCCCGTAGTCGTGCACGGTGATCCGCTTGGCGATGATGTCCTCCTTGGCGCGTTCGACGGCGGCGCGCACCTCGCCGGAGACCAGCGCGGCGTTGTGCTCGTCCTGCGCCCAGTCCACACCGCCTTCGGCGAGGCCGAGGGTCACCACGCCAGCGGTGAACTTGCCTTCCATCGCATCCTTCAGCGTCTGGTAGGCGGCCACGTCCACGCGCTTCAGCATGGAGGTCAGCACGTGGCCCGGCGCGAGCCCGTTCTGGTTCGAGTCCACCCCGATGACGAGCTTGCCGGCATCCGCTACCGCCCGGATGACGCCCAGGCCCGTGGCCCCGGCCGCATGGTAGACGACATCCGCGCCGCGGTCCATCTGCCCGCGGGCCAACTCGGCGCCCTTGGCGGGATCGTTCCACGCCGCCGGCGTCGTTCCGGTCATGTTCCGTAGCACCTCGATCCCGGGGCTGGCTCCCCTGGCACCCTGTACGTAGCCGCAGGCAAACTTGCGGATCAACGGCACATCCATGCCGCCGACGAAGCCGATCTTGCCGGTCTTGGAGGTCAGTGCTGCGGCAACGCCCACGAGGTAGGATCCCTCGTGTTCCTTGAAGGCATACTGGCGGAGGTTCGGCTGGTTCAGCCAGAAGACGTCGATGATCGCGAACTGCCTGTCCGGATGGTCGGCGGCCACCGCGTTAATGGCATCCGCCTGCGAGAAACCCACCGCCAGCAGCACCGTGACGCCGCGCCCCACGAGCCGGCGCATGAC is a window from the Deltaproteobacteria bacterium genome containing:
- a CDS encoding BMP family ABC transporter substrate-binding protein; its protein translation is MTRILLVAATALLISSASWAADFKPAVVFDKGGKFDKSFNEGVWRGVTKFVDETGVDVLEFQVTNETQREQVMRRLVGRGVTVLLAVGFSQADAINAVAADHPDRQFAIIDVFWLNQPNLRQYAFKEHEGSYLVGVAAALTSKTGKIGFVGGMDVPLIRKFACGYVQGARGASPGIEVLRNMTGTTPAAWNDPAKGAELARGQMDRGADVVYHAAGATGLGVIRAVADAGKLVIGVDSNQNGLAPGHVLTSMLKRVDVAAYQTLKDAMEGKFTAGVVTLGLAEGGVDWAQDEHNAALVSGEVRAAVERAKEDIIAKRITVHDYGSNSDCPF
- a CDS encoding ABC transporter ATP-binding protein, which produces MSADSHVSGSTPPAIRLRRISKRFGAVLANDAVDLDVTAGTIHGIIGENGAGKTTLVSILYGLYAPDEGEIEIDGRPVAIAAPADAIAYGIGMVHQHFMLVPTFTVLENVMLGAETHARLKPAAAEVRTELLELEQSIGLGVDPDAVVEDLPLGLQQRVEILKALRRGARILILDEPTSVLTPADTERLFEILRGLRDSGVTILLITHKLPEIMAVCDAVSVMRAGRIVGHRVPARTTPVELAELMVGRKVALDREHESGTPGTVALRVEDVTWRDAAGTVRLDRVSFEVRSGEVLGVAGVSGNGQSVLLDVLAGIAPMQEGRLALSGGRVDRARPADSARMRRLRMAHVPEDRQRRGLVLPFEARENAMLGYPGHFGDGMWAWPAAMESRAFPIMNDFDVRPLETRLPARGFSGGNQQKLVIAREFAENPDILLLAQPTRGVDIGAIEFIHAKILALKRQGCAILLVSAELDEILALSDRIMVMHAGRVVGTVDRGAATRGQLGLMMAGEAPA